CCTTCGCCTTCGAGGGCAGGCGCCGCTCCCAGCAGGCGGAGGCCGGGCTCGCCGAGCTGCGGGGCGTCGTCGACACGCTGATCACCATCCCCAACCAGCGCTTGCTCGCGGTGGTCGACCGCGGCACGCCGCTGATCGAGGCGTTCAAGGTCGCCGATACCGTGCTGCTCCAGGCGGTGCAGGGCATCTCGGACCTGATCCTCGTGCCCGGGCTCATCAACCTCGACTTCGCGGACGTGCGGACCATCATGGCCGGGATGGGCATGGCGCTCATGGGCGCCGGCGTCGGCAAGGGTGAGCACCGCGCGCTCGACGCGGCGCAAAAGGCCATCGCGAGTCCGCTGCTCGACGAGACCTCCATCGACGGCGCCCGCGGCATCCTGATCAACTTCACCGGCGGCTCGGACATGTCCCTGCACGAGGTCGAAGAGGCCGCGCGCATCGTCCAGGAGGCCGCGCACGAGGAGGCCCACATCATCTTCGGCGCGGTCATCGACCCGAGCCTTCAGGACGAAGTGCGCATCACGGTCATCGCCACGGGCTTCAGCGAGCGCAAGGAGGCCAACCAGCCTTCGGGCAAGGTCGTGGACATGCAGCGCGCGCCCCGTCCCGGCGCTCCCCCCAGCAAGGACTGGCGCC
The nucleotide sequence above comes from Candidatus Methylomirabilota bacterium. Encoded proteins:
- the ftsZ gene encoding cell division protein FtsZ, which gives rise to MVEPRGGRPVFELEETKDNAKIKVIGLGGGGSNAINRMMEARFAGVEFIVANTDLQALRASPAPVKLQLGARLTMGLGAGADPEVGKNAALEDREQIKKLLDGADMVFVTAGLGGGTGTGSAPIVAATAKEMGILTVAVVTKPFAFEGRRRSQQAEAGLAELRGVVDTLITIPNQRLLAVVDRGTPLIEAFKVADTVLLQAVQGISDLILVPGLINLDFADVRTIMAGMGMALMGAGVGKGEHRALDAAQKAIASPLLDETSIDGARGILINFTGGSDMSLHEVEEAARIVQEAAHEEAHIIFGAVIDPSLQDEVRITVIATGFSERKEANQPSGKVVDMQRAPRPGAPPSKDWRRRVPADIRAEAVGQTEEDLDVPAFLRRQAD